The following proteins come from a genomic window of bacterium:
- a CDS encoding TlpA family protein disulfide reductase, with the protein MKKIFVLISVIIIGLLSVSCDKGLSSAGKEGDQSDSTMVGKVETLDETAMDKLLSGNRGKVIILDFFATWCPPCKQEVPGFTNLYRKYKDKGLEIIAVAVDKTSPYRINNFVKENDISYPVYLDSGDLSGKYKVRSIPHTLFIDKNGSIVKTHIGYMSEDAFEREIKNLL; encoded by the coding sequence GTGAAAAAAATATTTGTATTGATATCTGTTATAATTATCGGTTTGCTTTCGGTTTCTTGTGATAAAGGGCTTTCCTCTGCGGGCAAAGAAGGAGACCAGAGCGATTCTACAATGGTCGGCAAGGTTGAAACTCTCGATGAAACAGCCATGGACAAACTTCTTTCCGGGAACCGCGGGAAAGTTATTATACTTGATTTTTTCGCTACGTGGTGCCCTCCATGTAAGCAGGAGGTTCCCGGGTTCACAAACCTTTACAGGAAATATAAGGACAAGGGCCTTGAAATTATTGCTGTTGCGGTTGACAAAACAAGCCCTTACAGGATCAATAATTTCGTCAAAGAGAATGATATTTCCTACCCGGTGTATCTTGATTCCGGAGATCTGTCCGGAAAATATAAGGTCCGTTCCATTCCGCATACTCTCTTTATTGATAAAAACGGCAGCATAGTAAAAACACATATAGGCTATATGAGCGAAGACGCCTTTGAAAGAGAAATCAAGAACCTGCTCTGA
- a CDS encoding glucose-1-phosphate adenylyltransferase, with product MQNVAAIILGGGVGKRLYPLTKYRAKPAVPIAGKYRLVDIPISNCINSDITKIFIVTQFNTASLHRHIFQSYKFDSFNHGYIEILSAEQTLTNTTWYQGTADAVRQNLSHFDDSSVKHYIVLSGDQLYMMKLHRMLMFHVEKKADITIAVKPVSKEKASGLGIMKTGDNFHIEKFVEKPSTREVFEEFKSDQSTVRLFGEKNTSCAYLASMGIYIFKNEALRRVLEGKEEDFGKHIIPNSIGKYKVFAYPYTGYWEDIGTIRSFYEANLNLANTSPDFNLYDPSHPVYTHPRFLPPMMVESSFIEKSILAEGAIISKSRISNCVIGIRSTIKAGSHVTNSIIMGQDFYEREVDKKENRRKKLPEIGIGRKCRINRTIIDKNARIGDGVVINPRDSIEDREEENYLIKDGIVVIPKKAVIPARTVIK from the coding sequence ATGCAGAATGTCGCGGCAATAATTCTTGGGGGGGGAGTAGGGAAAAGGCTTTATCCTCTTACCAAGTACAGGGCAAAACCGGCAGTCCCCATAGCCGGAAAATACAGGCTTGTCGATATTCCGATAAGCAATTGCATCAATTCCGACATAACAAAAATATTTATTGTAACCCAGTTCAATACGGCGTCCCTTCACAGGCATATTTTCCAGAGTTATAAATTTGATTCATTTAATCACGGCTATATTGAAATACTTTCTGCCGAACAGACCCTGACGAATACAACATGGTATCAGGGTACCGCCGATGCCGTCCGGCAAAATCTTTCTCACTTTGATGATTCTTCCGTCAAGCATTACATTGTCCTTTCCGGCGACCAGCTTTATATGATGAAGCTTCATAGAATGCTTATGTTCCATGTTGAAAAGAAAGCGGATATAACAATTGCCGTAAAGCCTGTTTCTAAGGAAAAAGCTTCCGGACTCGGGATAATGAAGACGGGAGATAATTTTCACATTGAAAAATTTGTGGAAAAACCTTCAACCAGGGAAGTTTTTGAAGAATTCAAATCAGACCAGTCAACGGTGCGTTTGTTCGGGGAAAAGAACACTTCCTGCGCGTATCTTGCGTCTATGGGTATATATATATTCAAAAACGAGGCGTTAAGGCGGGTGCTTGAAGGGAAAGAAGAGGATTTTGGAAAACATATCATACCTAATTCAATCGGGAAATATAAAGTGTTTGCGTATCCCTATACGGGTTACTGGGAAGATATAGGCACAATACGTTCATTTTATGAAGCCAATTTGAACCTCGCCAACACTTCGCCCGATTTTAATCTTTATGACCCCAGCCATCCCGTTTATACTCATCCGAGGTTCCTTCCGCCGATGATGGTGGAAAGCAGTTTCATCGAGAAATCCATTCTGGCCGAGGGAGCCATAATCAGCAAATCGAGGATATCAAATTGTGTGATAGGCATCAGGAGCACTATTAAAGCCGGCAGCCATGTAACGAATTCGATAATTATGGGACAGGATTTTTATGAGCGGGAGGTGGATAAAAAGGAAAACCGCAGGAAAAAGCTCCCCGAAATCGGAATCGGCCGGAAATGCAGGATCAACAGGACTATTATAGACAAAAATGCGAGAATAGGAGACGGAGTGGTTATTAACCCCAGAGACAGCATAGAAGACAGGGAAGAAGAGAATTATCTTATTAAAGACGGCATAGTGGTGATCCCGAAGAAAGCCGTAATACCCGCCAGAACAGTCATAAAATAA
- a CDS encoding dienelactone hydrolase family protein, translating into MSTELFFLSALMLCPAVFLYTRIKDETEARIFKNGRGEKIPYRSYTPPVSDKKRKYPVILFFHGSLERGSDNLKQMSYGIRELINYSKARNKPVFILAPQCSRREEWVKLSYSGKSHKMTGKPTNALKLALELLDDTVRKEPIDARRIYVVGLSMGAFAVWDALERRPGYFAAAIPICGGGDISKAGSLVKIPIWAFHGKLDEVVAVKRSRNMIDAIRKEGGNPCYTEYPEGEHDSWVMTFKNIKVFDWLLKQRKRVTRGRSF; encoded by the coding sequence ATGTCAACAGAATTATTTTTTTTATCGGCGCTTATGTTGTGCCCCGCGGTTTTTTTGTATACAAGGATAAAAGATGAAACGGAAGCTCGTATTTTCAAAAATGGCCGCGGTGAAAAAATTCCGTACAGGAGTTATACCCCTCCCGTATCAGACAAAAAAAGGAAATACCCCGTTATCCTGTTCTTTCACGGTTCTCTTGAAAGAGGCTCTGATAATTTAAAACAGATGTCTTATGGTATCAGAGAGCTGATTAATTACAGCAAGGCCCGTAATAAGCCGGTGTTTATACTGGCGCCGCAGTGTTCAAGGCGGGAAGAATGGGTTAAACTCTCATATTCGGGAAAATCCCACAAAATGACCGGTAAGCCCACCAATGCCCTGAAGCTTGCCCTGGAACTTTTAGATGATACGGTAAGGAAAGAACCGATAGATGCGCGAAGGATTTATGTCGTGGGTTTGTCTATGGGAGCTTTTGCGGTCTGGGATGCTCTTGAGCGGCGCCCCGGGTATTTCGCCGCGGCTATTCCTATCTGCGGCGGGGGAGATATTTCAAAAGCCGGGAGTTTAGTGAAAATTCCGATTTGGGCTTTTCACGGAAAACTTGATGAAGTTGTCGCTGTCAAAAGGTCAAGGAACATGATTGATGCGATTAGAAAAGAGGGAGGAAATCCATGTTATACCGAATACCCGGAGGGAGAACATGATTCATGGGTCATGACATTTAAAAATATAAAAGTATTCGATTGGCTTTTAAAACAGAGAAAACGTGTTACTCGAGGGAGATCTTTTTAA